A single Blastococcus colisei DNA region contains:
- a CDS encoding protein kinase domain-containing protein, which yields MVEPDTRVLGGRYELLSPLATGGMGQVWRARDTLLDRPVAVKVLRSEYTGTPTFLARFRAEARHTAGLAHRNIAALHDYGEIPAGDGAPEHLAYLVMELVEGEALSDLLARERRLPVGPTLDLLQQTAAGLAAAHAAGVVHRDVKPGNILVGDDGTVKITDFGIAWSASSVPLTQTGQVVGTAQYLSPEQAAGGKAGPASDVYALGVIGYECLAGRRAFDGENPVQIALKQLRDIPDPLPDDVPENVRRLVDRALLKDPAARFADGAAFWEAVTDVLAGRMLTPPPPQDGGTRQFAAVAAGLLPRRRRATRILAPLAAVLAGAGIAIAGTQLIGSAPPPVAEEAGSSPVVLVADDYVGRPVAEVEAELGALGLSVQRSAEETVAQAPGLVTGVTPAGAVPEGALVTVSYAVAPRVAPVPDVPAAPQDGTGPGSSTEVAVPGAADDSADDAEVVTDGGSGNGNAGGDSGAAGNGNGRGDGNARGNGNGNSGGQGNGNPGGNGRGNGGKG from the coding sequence GTGGTGGAACCGGACACGCGGGTCCTCGGCGGCCGCTACGAACTCCTCTCCCCCCTGGCGACCGGCGGGATGGGGCAGGTCTGGCGGGCCCGCGACACCCTCCTCGACCGGCCGGTCGCGGTGAAGGTCCTGCGCAGCGAGTACACCGGCACCCCGACGTTCCTGGCGCGCTTCCGGGCCGAGGCCCGGCACACCGCCGGCCTGGCGCACCGCAACATCGCCGCCCTCCACGACTACGGCGAGATTCCTGCCGGTGACGGTGCCCCCGAGCACCTCGCCTACCTGGTGATGGAGCTCGTCGAGGGTGAGGCGCTCTCCGACCTGTTGGCCCGCGAGCGGCGGCTCCCGGTGGGACCGACGCTCGACCTGCTGCAGCAGACCGCTGCGGGGCTGGCGGCCGCGCACGCCGCGGGCGTCGTGCACCGGGACGTGAAGCCGGGCAACATCCTGGTGGGCGACGACGGCACGGTGAAGATCACCGACTTCGGGATCGCCTGGTCGGCGTCCAGCGTTCCGCTCACCCAGACCGGACAGGTGGTCGGCACCGCCCAGTACCTCTCCCCCGAGCAGGCCGCCGGCGGCAAGGCCGGTCCCGCCAGCGACGTCTACGCCCTCGGGGTGATCGGTTACGAGTGCCTGGCCGGACGGCGCGCGTTCGACGGCGAGAACCCCGTGCAGATCGCGCTCAAGCAGCTGCGGGACATCCCGGACCCGCTACCGGACGACGTCCCGGAGAACGTCCGTCGGCTGGTCGACCGGGCCCTCCTCAAGGACCCTGCCGCCCGTTTCGCCGACGGGGCGGCCTTCTGGGAGGCGGTCACCGACGTGCTGGCCGGGCGCATGCTCACCCCGCCCCCGCCGCAGGACGGCGGAACCCGGCAGTTCGCCGCGGTGGCGGCCGGACTCCTTCCCCGTCGTCGCCGCGCGACCCGGATCCTCGCGCCGCTCGCCGCGGTGCTGGCCGGGGCCGGGATCGCCATCGCCGGCACCCAGCTCATCGGCAGCGCTCCTCCGCCGGTGGCGGAGGAGGCCGGGTCCTCACCGGTGGTGCTGGTCGCCGACGACTACGTGGGCCGGCCCGTGGCCGAGGTCGAGGCCGAACTCGGCGCCCTCGGGTTGTCCGTGCAGCGGTCGGCCGAGGAGACCGTGGCGCAGGCTCCCGGGCTGGTCACGGGCGTGACCCCCGCCGGTGCGGTCCCCGAGGGGGCGCTCGTGACCGTGTCGTACGCGGTGGCGCCACGTGTCGCGCCCGTTCCCGACGTCCCGGCCGCGCCGCAGGACGGCACCGGGCCCGGGTCGTCGACGGAGGTCGCCGTCCCCGGGGCGGCGGACGACTCCGCCGATGACGCGGAAGTCGTGACCGACGGCGGATCCGGGAACGGCAACGCCGGCGGCGACAGCGGCGCCGCCGGCAACGGCAACGGCCGTGGCGACGGCAACGCCCGTGGCAACGGGAACGGCAACTCCGGCGGTCAGGGCAACGGGAACCCCGGGGGCAACGGCAGGGGGAACGGCGGGAAGGGCTGA
- a CDS encoding protein kinase domain-containing protein, with protein MVEPGRRCLGDRYELHRLIAAGGMGQVWHGHDLALQRPVAVKVLRSEYTGDPTFVARFRAEAQHAASLSHPNIAAVFDYGEETAQDGTGETLAYLVMELVEGEPLSALVAREGALGTEVTLSLLRQTAFGLGEAHRAGMVHRDVKPGNILVRPDGSVKITDFGIAWSARSVALTRTGQVIGTPQYLSPEQAEGRPATPASDVYALGLIGYECLAGQPAFSGDNAVTIALKQVRQDPEPLPGDLPAEVRALIGRALAKDASTRFPDGAAFVAAIDDVQAGRPPAPYPPTVAVPAGALVPGGPGPDGVPSPRPSGSGTRRTGTVARPPAGRRRNRAAMLLLPLLGLLAGAGIAVALLLALTDDTAGAPAEAAEQRNSGSLVLDADEYIGRPVEEVVRRLTRLGLDVQPRGEARDDVVPDQVTGVEPAGQPLSPGDTVVVRYATGNAASGGGTDRPVVTGAARGGSTPVQEEVEQVPVEDPAPGTTPSTAAPATSAPATPTLAGTPTTSRSTPTTSPTTSQSTGSETPTSASTSTTTATSPSTTVTPPPE; from the coding sequence TTGGTCGAACCAGGACGACGGTGCCTGGGCGACCGCTACGAGCTGCACCGGTTGATCGCCGCCGGTGGCATGGGCCAGGTCTGGCACGGGCACGACCTCGCGCTGCAGCGCCCGGTCGCGGTGAAGGTGCTCCGCAGCGAGTACACCGGTGACCCGACGTTCGTGGCCCGCTTCCGCGCGGAGGCCCAGCACGCCGCCTCCCTGAGCCATCCCAACATCGCCGCCGTCTTCGACTACGGCGAGGAGACCGCGCAGGACGGAACGGGGGAGACGCTCGCCTACCTGGTGATGGAGCTCGTCGAGGGCGAGCCGCTGTCCGCGCTCGTCGCCCGCGAAGGGGCCCTGGGCACGGAGGTCACTCTCTCCCTCCTGCGCCAGACCGCGTTCGGTCTCGGCGAGGCGCACCGCGCCGGGATGGTCCACCGCGACGTCAAGCCCGGGAACATCCTCGTCCGTCCGGACGGCAGCGTGAAGATCACCGACTTCGGCATCGCCTGGTCGGCCAGGAGCGTCGCCCTCACCCGGACCGGTCAGGTCATCGGCACGCCCCAGTACCTGTCGCCCGAGCAGGCCGAGGGGCGCCCGGCCACCCCGGCCAGTGACGTCTACGCGCTCGGGCTCATCGGTTACGAGTGCCTCGCCGGGCAGCCGGCGTTCTCCGGCGACAACGCCGTCACGATCGCCCTCAAGCAGGTCCGTCAGGATCCCGAGCCGCTGCCCGGCGATCTGCCGGCCGAGGTGCGCGCGCTGATCGGTCGCGCCCTCGCCAAGGACGCCAGCACCCGCTTCCCGGACGGCGCGGCCTTCGTGGCGGCCATCGACGACGTGCAGGCCGGTCGGCCGCCGGCGCCGTACCCGCCCACGGTGGCGGTCCCCGCGGGCGCCCTCGTCCCGGGCGGCCCTGGCCCGGACGGTGTCCCTTCTCCCCGGCCGTCCGGCTCCGGGACGCGGCGGACGGGGACGGTCGCCCGTCCTCCGGCCGGCCGGCGCAGGAACCGGGCGGCCATGCTCCTGCTGCCGCTGCTGGGCCTCCTCGCCGGGGCAGGGATCGCGGTCGCGCTGCTGCTGGCCCTCACCGACGACACCGCGGGCGCCCCCGCCGAGGCCGCCGAGCAGCGGAACAGCGGCAGCCTCGTGCTGGACGCCGACGAGTACATCGGCCGGCCCGTCGAGGAGGTCGTGCGCCGGCTGACCCGCCTGGGGCTCGACGTCCAGCCGCGCGGCGAGGCCCGCGACGACGTCGTCCCCGACCAGGTCACCGGCGTGGAACCAGCCGGGCAGCCGCTCTCGCCCGGCGACACCGTCGTCGTCCGGTACGCGACGGGGAACGCCGCGAGCGGGGGCGGAACCGACCGGCCGGTGGTCACCGGCGCCGCGCGCGGCGGTTCCACCCCGGTGCAGGAAGAGGTGGAGCAGGTACCGGTCGAGGACCCGGCTCCCGGGACCACGCCCAGCACCGCCGCCCCGGCGACCTCCGCCCCGGCGACCCCCACCCTGGCGGGCACGCCCACCACCTCCCGGTCGACGCCGACGACGTCACCCACGACGAGCCAGAGCACCGGCAGCGAGACCCCCACGTCCGCGTCGACGTCCACGACCACCGCGACCTCGCCCTCCACGACGGTGACGCCACCGCCCGAGTGA
- a CDS encoding enoyl-CoA hydratase-related protein, whose translation MSDTVTRADDGGVATLTMLSSGLSHALRNDLLAAVREVAADESVRAVLLTGSGRAFCVGQDLAEHIESLRGNAATSLSVVEDEYNPLILALSALRVPIVVGINGACAGAGLGIALAGDLRVAAAGSKFTTAFAGVGLSSDSALAARLVHCVGGSRATQLLLTPEPFPAETAEQWGLVHRVVPAEQVLPEAQALAARLANGPTAAYRAMKTVLATAATDTLEETLALEARLQTRLGQTADHREAVEAFLEKRAPVFTGR comes from the coding sequence ATGTCCGACACCGTGACCAGGGCCGACGACGGCGGCGTGGCCACCTTGACCATGCTGAGCTCCGGCCTCTCCCACGCCCTGCGGAACGACCTGCTGGCCGCCGTGCGCGAGGTGGCTGCGGACGAGTCGGTGCGGGCGGTGCTGCTGACCGGTTCCGGCCGGGCCTTCTGCGTGGGGCAGGACCTCGCCGAGCACATCGAGTCGCTGCGCGGGAATGCCGCGACCTCGCTCTCGGTCGTCGAGGACGAGTACAACCCGCTGATCCTGGCGCTGTCGGCGCTGCGCGTCCCGATCGTCGTCGGTATCAACGGGGCGTGCGCCGGGGCCGGGCTCGGGATCGCGCTCGCCGGCGACCTGCGGGTGGCGGCGGCGGGGTCGAAGTTCACGACGGCGTTCGCCGGGGTGGGCCTGTCCAGCGACTCGGCGCTGGCCGCGCGGCTGGTGCACTGCGTCGGCGGCTCGCGGGCGACGCAACTCCTGCTCACCCCCGAGCCCTTTCCCGCGGAGACCGCCGAGCAGTGGGGGCTGGTGCACCGTGTCGTCCCGGCCGAGCAGGTTCTCCCGGAGGCGCAGGCGCTGGCCGCGCGGCTGGCCAACGGCCCGACCGCGGCCTACCGGGCGATGAAGACGGTGCTGGCGACGGCGGCCACCGACACGCTGGAGGAGACCCTGGCGCTCGAGGCCCGGCTGCAGACGCGGCTGGGGCAGACGGCGGACCACCGCGAGGCGGTCGAGGCATTCCTGGAGAAGCGGGCGCCGGTCTTCACCGGTCGCTGA
- a CDS encoding MBL fold metallo-hydrolase → MELTKHGHACVTLSDGDRSVVIDPGAFTDPAAFAGAGAVLITHEHPDHFEPERLRAALDADPALEVWTTGSVAARLEGLGGRVHVVGHGDAVTVAGFEVHVHGELHAEIHPDIPRVANIGFLVDGRVFHPGDALTVPDEPVATLLLPLHAPWSRTADVIDYVRAVHADQAFAVHDGLLNDTGLGIVGGLLGERGPGTPTPFSRLAPGDTAEL, encoded by the coding sequence ATGGAACTGACCAAGCACGGCCACGCGTGCGTGACCCTCAGCGACGGGGACCGCAGCGTCGTCATCGATCCCGGCGCGTTCACCGACCCCGCCGCCTTCGCCGGCGCCGGAGCCGTGCTCATCACCCACGAGCACCCCGACCACTTCGAGCCCGAGCGGCTGCGGGCGGCGCTGGACGCCGATCCCGCGCTGGAGGTGTGGACCACCGGGTCCGTGGCGGCCCGGCTCGAGGGGCTCGGTGGCCGGGTGCACGTCGTGGGCCACGGGGACGCCGTCACGGTGGCGGGGTTCGAGGTCCACGTCCACGGCGAGCTGCACGCGGAGATCCACCCCGACATCCCGCGGGTGGCCAACATCGGCTTCCTCGTGGACGGCCGGGTCTTCCATCCCGGCGACGCGCTGACCGTGCCGGACGAACCCGTCGCGACGCTCCTGCTGCCGCTGCACGCGCCGTGGTCGCGCACCGCCGACGTCATCGACTACGTGCGGGCCGTCCACGCCGACCAGGCGTTCGCGGTGCACGACGGTCTGCTCAACGACACCGGCCTCGGCATCGTCGGCGGCCTGCTGGGCGAGCGCGGACCGGGTACGCCCACGCCCTTCAGCCGGCTGGCCCCGGGGGACACGGCCGAGCTCTGA
- a CDS encoding GlsB/YeaQ/YmgE family stress response membrane protein, producing MLFDILGLIVIGLVIGALARLILPGKQRISIVATLALGVLGALIGGWIASLLGTGDIFELNVLGFVLAVIAAIVLVGAYAGMAGRSNRAVR from the coding sequence GTGCTGTTCGACATCCTCGGTCTCATCGTGATCGGCCTCGTCATCGGTGCGCTCGCCCGGCTGATCCTCCCGGGCAAGCAGCGCATCAGCATCGTCGCCACCCTGGCGCTGGGCGTGCTCGGAGCGCTCATCGGCGGCTGGATCGCCAGCCTGCTCGGCACCGGTGACATCTTCGAGCTCAACGTCCTGGGCTTCGTGCTCGCCGTCATCGCGGCCATCGTGCTGGTCGGCGCCTACGCGGGCATGGCGGGCCGGTCGAACCGCGCCGTCCGCTGA
- a CDS encoding SRPBCC family protein: MSATTAAGSCDVPETPAEVWRALALLEPYCSVCDVSYVLGEDSGAPGVGTTFVCAPGRLDGAPAAGAPQGEIVEWEPPRVVATCLRLTPETWTTRIELAGTGDGGTRVTMTITHEPTGGSRVVRQLQRRALRRLVQRTVDAELAKVPAHVHRVGRSA; encoded by the coding sequence ATGAGTGCCACGACCGCGGCCGGCAGCTGCGACGTCCCGGAGACGCCCGCCGAGGTCTGGCGGGCACTCGCCCTCCTGGAGCCGTACTGCTCGGTCTGCGACGTGTCGTACGTGCTGGGCGAGGACTCCGGTGCCCCGGGCGTCGGGACGACGTTCGTCTGCGCCCCCGGCCGGCTCGACGGTGCGCCCGCCGCCGGGGCGCCTCAGGGCGAGATCGTCGAGTGGGAGCCCCCGCGCGTCGTGGCGACCTGCCTGCGGCTCACGCCCGAGACGTGGACGACGCGCATCGAACTCGCCGGCACCGGCGACGGCGGCACCCGGGTGACGATGACCATCACCCACGAGCCGACCGGTGGCAGCCGGGTCGTGCGGCAGCTCCAGCGCCGGGCACTGCGGCGGCTGGTGCAGCGGACCGTGGACGCGGAGCTGGCCAAGGTGCCGGCCCACGTGCACCGGGTCGGCCGCTCCGCCTGA
- a CDS encoding GntR family transcriptional regulator, which produces MVSPVSGPKYLAVREHLRRRVAALPELTLLPPEPVLCAEYGVSRITLRRAVDGLVADGHLVREQGRGTYVTRPAIRHEYRESFVHRIAGFNSVMSEQGAQVGTKVLTQRVVPVPAPVAVELSLEGTADVVELERLRSVDGEPNHVAHSFLPAALYGGAVEADFSEGSLYDYLRREYQADLATARIVVDVGTAAPDEADLLRVVAGSPLLVVRTTVRDSAGRPLVHSYSRLRPDVSQVEFEVSVGGR; this is translated from the coding sequence GTGGTCAGCCCCGTCTCCGGACCCAAGTACCTGGCGGTCCGGGAACACCTCCGGCGTCGGGTGGCCGCGCTGCCCGAGCTGACGCTCCTGCCGCCGGAGCCGGTGCTGTGCGCCGAGTACGGGGTCAGCCGGATCACGCTGCGGCGGGCGGTCGACGGACTGGTCGCCGACGGGCACCTCGTACGCGAGCAGGGCCGCGGCACCTACGTCACCCGCCCGGCCATCCGCCACGAGTACCGCGAGAGCTTCGTGCACCGCATCGCCGGCTTCAACTCGGTGATGAGCGAGCAGGGCGCCCAGGTGGGCACGAAGGTGCTCACCCAGCGCGTTGTGCCCGTCCCCGCCCCGGTCGCGGTCGAGCTGTCCCTGGAGGGGACGGCGGACGTCGTCGAGCTGGAACGGCTGCGCAGCGTCGACGGGGAACCGAACCACGTCGCGCACAGCTTCCTGCCCGCCGCGCTGTACGGGGGTGCCGTCGAGGCGGACTTCAGCGAGGGCTCGCTCTACGACTACCTGCGCCGCGAGTACCAGGCCGACCTGGCCACCGCGCGGATCGTGGTCGACGTCGGCACCGCCGCTCCCGACGAGGCCGACCTGCTGCGGGTCGTCGCCGGCTCGCCGCTGCTCGTCGTCCGGACGACGGTCCGCGACAGCGCCGGCCGCCCGCTGGTGCACAGCTACTCCCGGCTGCGGCCGGACGTCAGCCAGGTCGAGTTCGAGGTCTCGGTCGGCGGGCGCTGA
- a CDS encoding ATP-dependent 6-phosphofructokinase yields MRIGVLTGGGDCPGLNAVIRSVVRTASAHYGSDVVGFRDGWRGLLEDRTTPLDIAAVDGLLTRGGTTLGSARVAPERLNAELPQMKDVLATHGIDVLIPIGGEGTLTAAHLLSEAGVPVVGIPKTIDNDIDETDLTFGFDTAVSIATEMIDRLHTTAESHQRVLLVEVMGRHAGWIALHAGLASGAHLTLVPEEPFDVAQVCRLVTERFERGDTHVIGVVAEGASPLPGTMELRDGGVDEYGHRRFTGVAQQLGAELERRTGKEVRTTVLGHVQRGGTPTSFDRVLATRFGLHATIAAHEGHHGQMVALRGTEIDLVPLEKAVARLKTVSASRLAETAAFTG; encoded by the coding sequence TTGCGCATCGGTGTCCTCACCGGCGGGGGCGACTGCCCCGGCCTCAACGCCGTCATCCGTTCCGTCGTCCGCACCGCCTCGGCCCACTACGGCAGCGACGTCGTCGGCTTCCGTGACGGCTGGCGGGGCCTGCTGGAGGACCGCACCACCCCGCTGGACATCGCCGCGGTCGACGGCCTGCTCACCCGCGGCGGGACGACGCTCGGCTCGGCCCGGGTGGCGCCGGAGCGGCTGAACGCCGAGCTGCCGCAGATGAAGGACGTGCTGGCCACCCACGGCATCGACGTGCTGATCCCCATCGGCGGGGAGGGCACGCTCACCGCCGCGCACCTGCTGTCGGAGGCCGGCGTCCCGGTCGTCGGGATCCCGAAGACGATCGACAACGACATCGACGAGACCGACCTGACCTTCGGCTTCGACACCGCCGTCAGCATCGCCACCGAGATGATCGACCGGCTGCACACCACCGCCGAATCGCACCAGCGCGTCCTGCTGGTCGAGGTCATGGGGCGGCACGCGGGCTGGATCGCGCTGCACGCCGGGCTCGCGTCCGGCGCCCACCTCACGCTGGTGCCCGAGGAACCGTTCGACGTGGCGCAGGTCTGCCGGCTGGTGACCGAACGGTTCGAGCGCGGCGACACCCACGTCATCGGCGTCGTGGCAGAGGGGGCGAGCCCGCTGCCCGGGACGATGGAGCTCCGCGACGGCGGGGTGGACGAGTACGGACACCGGCGGTTCACCGGCGTGGCGCAGCAGCTGGGCGCCGAGCTCGAGCGGCGGACGGGCAAGGAGGTCCGCACGACCGTGCTGGGGCACGTCCAGCGCGGAGGCACCCCCACCTCGTTCGACCGGGTCCTCGCCACCCGCTTCGGCCTGCACGCCACGATCGCCGCGCACGAGGGGCACCACGGTCAGATGGTCGCGTTGCGGGGAACCGAGATCGACCTCGTGCCCCTCGAGAAGGCGGTGGCCCGTCTCAAGACGGTCAGCGCGTCCCGCCTGGCCGAGACGGCCGCCTTCACCGGCTGA
- a CDS encoding TetR/AcrR family transcriptional regulator produces the protein MTETPDWRARRWAATHQRIYGTAIELFLEHGYEAVNVGQIARAAEVSVPTFYAHYPSKEHLVMQLPTAEEMTALVAALPPDLPLRERVRNAALLWVSTWSPEDHEATLVRWRIIAGVPSLRTRAAEFERVTAGLLSDALAAESGRPLPPGDAIVVNVYMATFTTAVLAWADGNGERKLEELIDEAFDVL, from the coding sequence GTGACCGAGACGCCGGACTGGCGTGCCCGACGATGGGCCGCCACCCATCAGCGGATCTACGGCACCGCGATCGAACTGTTCCTGGAGCACGGGTACGAGGCGGTGAACGTGGGCCAGATCGCCCGCGCGGCCGAGGTCTCGGTGCCGACGTTCTACGCGCACTACCCGTCCAAGGAACACCTGGTCATGCAGCTCCCCACCGCCGAGGAGATGACCGCCCTCGTCGCCGCCCTGCCGCCCGACCTCCCGCTGCGGGAACGCGTGCGGAATGCCGCGCTCCTTTGGGTGTCCACGTGGAGCCCCGAGGACCACGAGGCCACGCTGGTCCGGTGGCGGATCATCGCCGGCGTGCCGAGCCTGCGGACACGGGCCGCCGAGTTCGAACGGGTGACCGCCGGGCTGCTGTCCGACGCCCTGGCGGCGGAATCGGGCCGCCCGTTGCCGCCCGGGGACGCGATTGTCGTGAACGTCTACATGGCCACCTTCACCACGGCCGTGCTGGCCTGGGCCGACGGCAACGGCGAGCGCAAGCTCGAGGAGCTCATCGACGAGGCCTTCGACGTCCTGTAG
- a CDS encoding metallophosphoesterase, whose product MSLIALLGFTTVVFLAMLLLHGYLWLRLVRSTTRPGRLRRRLTLLTLALALLPALAIGLRRALPLEASAPLDWIAYSWLGVAFYAFLALLVLEPVRLIGNVHLTRRTRQVEASGARRAPRSLDEAALPDGGTAPGRGAVRQDGDVMARGAVRQDGDVIVPRRLFLARGLAVTAGVVALGTAGAGAYFANSPPVVRRVPVTLANLDPALDGLRIVTFSDGHLSATYGGRRFERLVELVNEQQPDVVAIVGDLVDGEVAELREEAAPLADLVSAQGVFFVTGNHEYFVDTNAWLRHLGTLGVDVLRNERVAIRRGTASFDLAGIDDRTAASFGLPGHGADLDAALDGRNDDVPVVLLAHQPVQVEQARAAGVDLQLSGHTHGGQLWPFDYAIRLDQPAVQGLSRHGDTQLYVTSGAGYWGPPMRVGARPEVTVVELRSPRG is encoded by the coding sequence GTGTCGCTGATCGCCCTGCTCGGCTTCACCACCGTCGTCTTCCTGGCCATGCTGCTGCTGCACGGCTACCTGTGGTTGCGGCTGGTGCGGAGCACCACCCGCCCCGGGCGGCTGAGGCGTCGGCTGACGCTGCTCACCCTCGCCCTCGCGCTGCTCCCCGCCCTCGCGATCGGGCTGCGCCGCGCGCTCCCCCTCGAGGCCTCGGCGCCCCTGGACTGGATCGCCTACAGCTGGCTCGGCGTCGCCTTCTACGCCTTCCTCGCGCTGCTGGTCCTCGAGCCGGTGCGGCTGATCGGCAACGTGCACCTCACGCGACGGACCCGGCAGGTCGAGGCGAGTGGGGCCCGGAGGGCTCCGCGCAGCCTCGACGAAGCGGCTCTGCCGGACGGGGGAACGGCACCTGGCCGCGGTGCCGTCCGGCAGGACGGCGACGTCATGGCCCGCGGTGCCGTCCGGCAGGACGGCGATGTCATAGTTCCCCGGCGGCTGTTCCTCGCTCGAGGCCTCGCCGTGACCGCCGGGGTCGTCGCGCTCGGCACGGCAGGCGCCGGCGCGTACTTCGCGAACTCCCCGCCCGTCGTCCGCCGGGTCCCCGTGACGCTGGCGAACCTGGATCCGGCGCTGGACGGGCTGCGCATCGTGACGTTCTCCGACGGGCACCTGTCGGCGACCTACGGCGGACGGCGGTTCGAGCGGCTGGTCGAGCTGGTCAACGAGCAGCAGCCGGACGTCGTGGCGATCGTCGGGGACCTGGTCGACGGCGAGGTCGCGGAGCTGCGCGAGGAGGCGGCGCCGCTGGCGGACCTGGTCAGCGCGCAGGGTGTGTTCTTCGTGACCGGGAACCACGAGTACTTCGTCGACACGAACGCCTGGCTGCGTCACCTGGGCACCCTCGGCGTGGACGTGCTGCGCAACGAGCGGGTGGCGATCCGCCGCGGCACGGCGTCCTTCGACCTGGCCGGGATCGACGACCGGACGGCGGCGTCCTTCGGCTTGCCCGGTCACGGGGCGGACCTGGACGCCGCGCTCGACGGCCGGAACGACGACGTCCCGGTCGTGCTGCTGGCCCACCAGCCGGTGCAGGTGGAGCAGGCCCGCGCCGCCGGGGTCGACCTCCAGCTCTCCGGTCACACCCATGGCGGCCAGCTGTGGCCCTTCGACTACGCGATCCGGCTCGACCAGCCGGCCGTCCAGGGACTGTCCCGGCACGGGGACACCCAGCTGTACGTCACGTCAGGGGCCGGCTACTGGGGTCCACCGATGCGGGTGGGGGCCCGCCCCGAGGTGACGGTGGTCGAGCTGCGCTCACCGCGCGGGTGA
- a CDS encoding CYTH and CHAD domain-containing protein — MTRGHLEMETKYDVDEGFVLPALDGLDGVARVDPPVEHALEAVYHDTADLRLVRARVTLRRRTGGPDAGWHLKLPAGSARRELHAPLGRSGKKPPQALAAPVVGLLRGAPTAPVATLRTRRVVTSLRDTDGRLLAEVADDTVTATVPAAEPDQPTEVQTWREVEVELGEGGVELLTVVGDRLTAAGARPAAFVSKAGRVLAGRLIGDDGAPAKRRKKGPRAGEFVRSALREQVAALQAADVLLRTEQPGAVHQVRVAARRLRSTLAAFRGVLDREATDPLREELSWLGGQLARARDDEVALAHLREVVAAQPAELVLGPVAARLQQSQLREERAGLDRALETMAEPRYLRLLDALHDLLADPPFAERAGDRLEPVLQDAVARSVRRLRRRMATARRALDGDRDEALHDVRTAAKRVRYAAEIAAAELGGAKALARAAKRMQKVLGELQDTVVTRELCRRSGVAAFADGENSFTFGRLHALEQARAERAEREFWTLEPQVRRVLKDAAR, encoded by the coding sequence ATGACTCGCGGGCACCTCGAGATGGAGACCAAGTACGACGTCGACGAGGGATTCGTCCTGCCGGCGCTGGACGGGCTGGACGGCGTCGCGCGGGTGGATCCGCCCGTCGAGCACGCGCTGGAGGCGGTCTACCACGACACGGCGGACCTGCGGCTCGTGCGGGCGCGGGTGACCTTGCGCCGCCGGACCGGCGGCCCCGACGCCGGCTGGCACCTCAAGCTCCCCGCGGGCTCCGCGCGTCGAGAGCTGCACGCCCCCCTGGGCCGTTCGGGGAAGAAGCCGCCGCAGGCGCTGGCGGCGCCTGTCGTCGGCCTCCTGCGCGGGGCGCCGACGGCTCCTGTGGCCACCCTGCGTACCCGGCGGGTGGTCACCTCCCTTCGCGACACCGACGGCCGGCTGCTCGCGGAGGTCGCAGACGACACCGTGACCGCAACGGTTCCGGCGGCCGAGCCCGACCAGCCGACCGAGGTGCAGACCTGGCGGGAGGTGGAGGTGGAGCTGGGGGAGGGCGGGGTCGAGCTGCTGACCGTCGTGGGCGACCGGCTCACCGCCGCCGGCGCTCGACCGGCGGCGTTCGTGTCCAAGGCCGGCCGGGTGCTCGCCGGGCGGCTGATCGGGGACGACGGCGCGCCCGCGAAGCGGCGGAAGAAGGGCCCACGGGCCGGGGAGTTCGTGCGGTCGGCCCTCCGCGAGCAGGTGGCGGCGCTCCAGGCCGCGGACGTGCTGCTGCGCACCGAGCAGCCCGGCGCGGTGCACCAGGTGCGGGTCGCCGCCCGCCGGCTGCGGAGCACGCTCGCCGCGTTCCGGGGCGTCCTCGACCGGGAGGCCACCGATCCGCTGCGGGAGGAGCTCTCCTGGCTGGGTGGGCAGCTGGCCCGGGCCCGGGACGACGAGGTCGCCCTCGCCCACCTGCGCGAGGTCGTGGCCGCGCAGCCCGCAGAGCTGGTGCTGGGCCCGGTGGCCGCCCGGCTGCAGCAGTCGCAGCTGCGGGAGGAGCGGGCCGGACTCGACCGGGCCCTGGAGACGATGGCCGAGCCGCGCTACCTGCGGCTGCTGGACGCGCTGCACGACCTGCTGGCCGACCCCCCGTTCGCCGAGCGCGCCGGCGACCGGCTCGAGCCGGTCCTCCAGGACGCCGTCGCGCGATCGGTCCGCCGGCTGCGCCGCCGGATGGCCACTGCCCGGCGCGCTCTCGACGGCGACCGGGACGAGGCGCTGCACGACGTGCGCACGGCGGCCAAGCGCGTCCGGTACGCCGCGGAGATCGCCGCCGCGGAGCTGGGTGGCGCGAAAGCCCTGGCACGGGCGGCGAAGCGGATGCAGAAGGTGCTGGGGGAGCTGCAGGACACCGTCGTCACCCGCGAGCTCTGCCGGCGGTCGGGCGTGGCCGCCTTCGCCGACGGGGAGAACTCCTTCACCTTCGGCCGGCTGCACGCGCTCGAACAAGCCCGGGCCGAGCGGGCCGAGCGCGAGTTCTGGACGCTGGAGCCCCAGGTGCGCCGGGTGCTGAAGGACGCCGCGCGGTAG